The genomic region GAAAGCCAGCGATGTTGATTTTAAAAATTGCATTACTTGCTGCGACCTACTACGGAGCAGTGGAGGAAGCCGACTTAGCCTGGGCGCTAGGTGATGTTGGGCTCGGTCTAATGGTATGGTTAAATATGATTGCTATTTTAATTCTTGCAAAGCCAGCATTAAAAGTGTTTAAAGATTATGAGATGCAAAGAAAAGCAGGCGTAGATCCTGTCTTTAATCCAGAAAAACTCGGAATCAAGAACGCAGACTATTGGGTTACAGACTTTAAATATGAGCCAGACGATTCAAAACCTTCAAAAAAGGGTAAATCATTAGACGTATAGAAATAGAATACAGTATATATGACAAGCCTTGTATAACAGGGCTTGTTTTCTCTTTTCATAGACTGTGTTAATGAACCATGTACAGAGCCTTTTCTCAAAATAACACCATTTCGTACCTTTGGCCCTATCAGGTTCTTGTATTTTTCAATAATGGAGGGAAATCTCATGATCAAAGTTCAAGACTTAGATACACCTACACTTTTACTAGATTATAAAAAAGTAATTCAAAATATTTCTGAAGTATCTTCGTTTGCAAACGAGATAGGAGTTGCAGTTCGACCACATATTAAAACTCACAAATCTATTAAGATTGCTGAGCTGCAGCTAAATGCAGGAGCAGTTGGAATTACTGTTGCAAAAATAGGTGAAGCAGAGGTAATGGCTGAGGGTGGAATAAAGGATATTTTAGTGGCCTACCCTATTGCAAGTCCTCAGAAAATTAATAGAATAATACAGTTACTTAAAAAGGGAATACGGGTGAAGGTAGCGGTCGATCAAGAAGTTCAACTGCAGTTATTAAACGATGTACTTCAACATACATCATTGGAATTAGAAGTATGGATAAAGGTAAACTCAGGTTTAAATCGTTGTGGTGTAGAACCAGGACCCCATGCACTTAAATTAGCAGAAAAGATTATGATGAAAAAGCAATTAAAGCTTGGTGGGATCTTCACTCATGCGGGTCACTCATATGCGGCTAAATCTATAGAAGATATCCATAAGATTGGTGTAGATGAAGGGAAGGCTGTGGTTGATAGTGCAAGTGAGTGTGAGAAGGCGGGTATTCCCATTGCAGTTAGAAGTGTGGGTTCAACACCAACATATAAACAGGCAGGAGCGGTAAAGGGTATTACTGAAATTAGACCTGGAAATGCAGTATTCTTTGATGCCATTCAAGTTGGCTTAGGTGTCACAACGTTAGAAAGATGTGCACTTACACTGTTAGCATCTGTGGTTGGTGTATACCAAGATCGAATCGTGTTTGATACAGGAAGTAAATCACTTTGTTTAGATAAAGGTGCTCACGGAAATGAAACGGTGAAGGGCTATGGTTTAATTCAAGGGCATGAAGAGATTACCCTAGAGCGTTTATCAGAAGAGCACGGGGTGGGAGTGTTCCTGCAATCCCCTAAACTTCAAGTAAACGATGTTGTGCAGATTATCCCAAATCATGCATGTACGGTAGCTAATATGTTTAATGAATATGTAGTTCATGAGGACGGACTTGTCATTGATCATTGGAAGGTAGATGCAAGAGGGAGAGTTAAGTAACATTATAAAATAAATAGCGGGTGACTTGGGTCACCCGTATTTGGAGTAAGTTTTGAAGTGCCTAATTCTCTGTTCATTATATATCGTCTTTTATTTTCATACTTACGTTACACAGACTTTGCGATGGGAGGGGGATGAATGATGCTGTTCGGATTCGTTAAAAATTCTCTTATCTCTTCCTTAGTTAAACCTAACTGAATGGCTTCTAGCACTAATTCAACCCACTCTTGGTCCAATTCTTCCCCTAATAAAAAATGACTTTGCAGCTTTTCTACTGAATTCATTTTATTGACCTCCTAAAACTAGTTAGACTAGCTGCAAAGTTAATCAGATCATAAGGGGTCTGATACCTCACATCATCATCTTTAATGAATGTTCATTTTAATGGTTAGTTCAATATTCATATTATATTTAACATTTTTGGAAAAATGTGTTAAAAATTGTCGGTAAAAAAATTTTATTTATCATACTTTTTTCATAGTAATTCAATTATATAGAAAGTTAATTATGAGTCTATTTTACTTAATTATTCTACTTGCTTTACTTTTCTTTATAGGAACAGTATACTAAAATTAGGTGTTCTTAGTAAAGAACAAATTCGGTGATTCTATCAATATTTCACATAAGCATAAGTAAGGGGGATTTTACTTAGAGGAAAAGGAG from Bacillus mesophilus harbors:
- a CDS encoding D-TA family PLP-dependent enzyme, with product MIKVQDLDTPTLLLDYKKVIQNISEVSSFANEIGVAVRPHIKTHKSIKIAELQLNAGAVGITVAKIGEAEVMAEGGIKDILVAYPIASPQKINRIIQLLKKGIRVKVAVDQEVQLQLLNDVLQHTSLELEVWIKVNSGLNRCGVEPGPHALKLAEKIMMKKQLKLGGIFTHAGHSYAAKSIEDIHKIGVDEGKAVVDSASECEKAGIPIAVRSVGSTPTYKQAGAVKGITEIRPGNAVFFDAIQVGLGVTTLERCALTLLASVVGVYQDRIVFDTGSKSLCLDKGAHGNETVKGYGLIQGHEEITLERLSEEHGVGVFLQSPKLQVNDVVQIIPNHACTVANMFNEYVVHEDGLVIDHWKVDARGRVK
- a CDS encoding anti-repressor SinI family protein, with product MNSVEKLQSHFLLGEELDQEWVELVLEAIQLGLTKEEIREFLTNPNSIIHPPPIAKSV